taacccTTTGGAAAGTGCTCCAACACGCATAGAACCAGTCATCttctttataattttagtatcaTCTTTTTCAGTTGTAAAAGTAAACCTATGCAAAGagttaacatttaatacaatgaaGTTAAAAACTGTATGTGGTACTCACATTGAGCCATCACGGCCATCTTCTTTTGCCGTTGTTGCCTTTTTTGTTTGTTCTTTTTTTACTTCTGTATTCTCTAAAACTTCTGTTTCTGGGACTGGGGCAACTACTTCTGGAACTATTgcatcaaaaataaatacctcTTATCATAATCTAATCAAATATAGTAATTCAAAAGTACCCACCAGTTTTCACCAAATCTTCAGCAGCAAGTTTCAGTGCTTTTTCTGTGTCTGAAATGGCTTTTTGTAaagtttttaaagaattttgCTTGGGGAAAAGACTGGAGTGCTTAgccataatatgtttatcatcGACTGTATCGTAACGACGCATTGAGTTATGCATTTGAGGTCTCATTCCAATCCCGAACTTCATCtgttaacatatatattatatttaatatactataatttacaattaaaaaaatatatactagttAATACCATATGAGGAGGAGGTGGCCGAGGACCAATCATTGATGGTGGAGCAAAAAGAGGTTGTGGCCCCATACTCATATTTCTTGGTCCAATAGACCTATACCAATCATAATACTCGACTTCTTCTTGATAGCGTCTTCGATCTTCCCATGAATATCTATCTTCCATATCCATGAAACGATCAGCCCAAAAGTTAGACCTAAAAATTCATAGAATTGTGAATactaattgtaattatttctttaaaataacatatatcaacaaaaaaattatatttttttaatcagcaAAAAAATgacttcattaaattaaattttatctataagaaacaaaaaacatgtttcttacagtttaaaaattaaattcagacTCGTCATCTAAATTATcatcatatataaatactaaataataaatagtattatagctatatttaaaattttaactatacagAAAAGTAATTCACTGTATATTTATCTTATCAGCATCATTAATgacttcaattaaattaaatttcatctATAAGAAACAAAAAACATGTTTCTTAcggtttaaaacttaaattcagACTCGTCATCTAAATTATcatcatatataaatactaaataataaatagtattatagctatatttaaaattataactatacagGAAAGTAATTCATTGTATATTTATCTTATCAGCATCATTAATgacttcaattaaattaaatttcatctATAAGAAACAAAAAACATGTTTCGTACggtttataaaacttaaattcagACTCGTCATCTATTTAGATCATCATGTATTAATAATGCCTATTACTTTTTTAACGTAAGTAATTAAAATCTACATTTACCTGTCATCTCTTACTCTAGGACCGTCATGTTGTTTGTCTTTTTGCATTCTACGAGCTTCAAACCAACTTGGCTTTAGTTCTACTATTAAACTAGGATCCACTTTTTTCTTGTAAGAAAGTCTATGTCTTCGACCCTTCATATGCATTTCTTTAGCATTGGGATCATTAAACTTGCATTCAcataatttacagttgaaacTCACcattttacctaaaaaaaattaatcctaAATTAgctaacacaataaaaaaaatcttcaaataaGTCAGAagtactaacattttttttggcaaaatccactttaaaaaaatatataaaacttaagGAGATATTGGCATATCTAGAATAACCATGTGAAGATCATTGGGCTGGCCCCGGCATCATAATGGCCTCACATGTAAAAATTGCTAGCTTTACACAATGATTTACCAGCTTAAACATTTTATCTTTGATGAttgattttaagaaaaaaaatgatttatccgCCAATAGaagtatcaaattttaaaagaacatttggtttatttttagtattaaaaagaataagagatattttcgttataaatgtattatagttaCAACGGCGCAGTGtcttgatttattttgatatacatttttaatattccaaaaaaaactTTAGAAAATTCTGGTTCCACTAACATTGTCATTAGATAAAAACACACCACATACATACaacaaatattagaaaatacacTTTTAAGGTAGGTAAATTATTGCATGAAGCAAgttatagaacatattatataagatagtCAGTTACTGTGAGCTTAATGATGagtctttttttaattactaaaaactcATTGAATAATTTGAGCTGTAACGTTAAAACTTTCATGCattattcttataatcaaaaattttttcaaatatggaaaaacttattttttatgttttacgcTATTTAAACAACTTTAAACTATGAGTaacacaataattgttattttagtttcgaataccaataaaatatttgtatttaattacaataaaccaAATTTAGAAGTATCAATTAGAGTATCGTAGCAGCCAAAACGTTGtatctcaaaaaaataaattttgcaatttatacataaaaaaaaaacggaaaaaaataactgatgatttgataataataatctccAAGGAGAGTAAGacttaattgtaattttgacgtaacttaatgaaatattatcagTGTTCACTTATGCGATAAGTCATATTAGTCGCCTGTCAACGGTATATGTAATTAAAGTGGGttctaataataagttaaaacatACCTGTCTCGTCTTTTATCTCTTCTATATATTCCATTCCAACCAGTAAAACATCAGTTTCGCCTGTTATAATAGGAGTAATTACAGGAGGTAGACTTTTAGTTTCAGTTTTGACAGTAACAACAGGAGAAACATTAGGTTCCATTTTTGGAATAACTGTACCCAATTTTCCagctaaaatgttattcaacattgaaaaaatattggtatttatgaataggtactaaattacttgtccctaataaaaaaaaatgtatatacctgcAATAAAATTCACTTTGGGTGTGGCAGATTTTGAAACAACTACAGTTTCAGTACTAGGTGGTGGAATTGGTTTACCAAGTTTTGTATGCAAGTTATGAACCTAGAATAAAATATggattaaaaatacagtttttgagtatttatttatagatagaaaatgtatatagtGGATAAAATCAATTCTAtcagatattattatcatcactgTACTCTTCAGAGAGCTgggtatagaataatattgtatcatcataaaatataatacaataaaagttaaaacagaattttgatattttaaaataacaaatgaaACTTTCAGACAGTTTTctcaacaaatttttttcagaGAGCTGGGTTATAGCTAAACTGATGTCATCATAAAGATatactcaaaatatataaatgttatttttcgtattcaataatttacttaattgttatagtacaatataatattgatcatgagtagataaaaatgtatccaATAAAATCTCACAACAAAacctacaaaaattaaaaacgatctCTATGTGTCAATTAAATCAACATTACTATTTAAACTATCAGAAATAAAACTCAACACTTAAATTTTTCAGAGAGCTGggtatagaataaatattatcatcatatagtttgaatgtaatattttaaacaattttatgaaaGTGATAAAAATTGAATGTGGTACCATTAACTAAATATAACCTTCAGATTATAATCtctctacatttttttttcagagagCTGggtatagaaaaattatatcatcattaagataataatttagtcaactacacacaatttttgaagtcagaaataatatttgttgtaaatCTTACAAGAATTAAcagttatcaataaaattagtaaaaaacccaaataaatagtttattaattatcaatagtacctaaataaacaaCTAGGTTTAATGATAATCAGAAATAAAACTCAACATGTAAGTACCTTCAGAGAGCTGggtatagtatttttatcatcattatataatgtgtaaacTTTAATAAACACTAATGAATACCATTGTTtgtatttcaaacatttaactCAGATAACTTGATTAACTCGACATTATGCTTCAGAGAGCTGGGTTAGTATTATATCATCATTGTACACAAaaacatcattttaatttattaatgaactaTTATCATTAATTCTTGCAAAAACTTACTTTCTGATGTTTTGAACCCCTTAAATGTGCTGCATATGAATCAGCTCCTGTACAAGAAATATCGCAGAGATCACAATGAAACACTTTTGTGGCTGGATTATTTGAAGGTTTGTTAACATTTACAGTGGACAACTTAGAATTAGCTTCACGTTTCTTATGTTTTTGCCCATCAAGATGTTCTTTATAAGTCTAAAGGcaaaacataacatttattaattattatactaaataaagtAACACTTCTTCATAAATTAAGATTGATAATTACTTGAGTTCCAGCACAGCTAATACGACAGACTTCGCAATAATGAATTTCCTGAGATCGACTTGCAAAACCTATCCTATTTCCACCTTTAGCACCTCCGGAAAAACCAGTAGTACTTTTTTTAAACCAATTCTGTCTTTTTTGTGCATTATTAGGTCGtatttgattttggttttgggTAGGAAAATTTGTATTAGAGTAGACAGCTTCATATCCTGGAACAGCAGGcgctgtaaaaatatatatttaaaaattaattaagttctCTGATGCACAAGTTAACAAGATTGGGAAATTGTTTCAACTAAATAGCCAATGGTGCAGATGGTATtgaaaacacttttttttaactttcatttttaaaatgatttgagatatatttatttcacaatttGAATTACTTGaaattttggtaaaataatataagcttaaactcaacagaataataataagagtaacaagaaatacctatatatttatatctacctGATATAAATACATGATTAAGATAACCaacaaaaactgaaattaatgTATATCTTTTGATGGACTAATTTTAATGAAGTCTAATGAAGGcacaataatattgaacatagttttatttaatttaattgttattgccaatactattaaattttaaaatccttcctaaaatgaataaattatgtacaaagaTTTTAACATGATTTCAgtcaaattcaataaaattatatattaatattaattataaaataatctgcATCTGAGagcacaatataaaataattaaaaccataCCTTTATTTGTAGTTTGGTTAGGGGTAACTGCTGCAGACTGGATTGGATATGTGACTTTTTGTTGCATGGCAGAACTAGTAGCATATGCAGCTGCATTAGCTTGACATTGTTTCTTAGGAACAACTCCAGTTGTGTACGTAGTAACTgcctaaaatgtttaaataaaacaataaattgtcttTTCATTTATTAACTAACATAAATGTAAAACCATTTAGTCAATTAACTAGATAGTTTATTGTATCAGAAAAGATTAAGCCATTTTatgaatcataataaaattcattCTCTATTCATTCatcataaaaaatcaaaattagcaACAGCTGAAAAGCGGCCTACAGTAacttcataatataacaattctaTAAGTTACcgttacataattaaatttcaatatatttttcagaaaaGATTAAgccatattataaatcataataatattcatctgtatttattcatcataaaatatcaaaattaaagataattgaaattttaaaaactaccaaCGGTCTAttgataattttcataatataacaacaattcTATCAGTTACAGTTAGAGTatcatagtttattaaaatatacatttcagaAAAGATTAAGCCATACTATTAATCATAAtagtcatatttaatttttttcatcataaaATTAACAGAACTACACAACACCATGTctacttattaaattacaaattaaacttGCTATATTTTAACACCTTAGGAAcagtttttataaacatttcaaattaattcatATCACATTTCAGAAAAGATTAAgccattataataaatcattgattatcatactttcattatttttcatcattaacattaattattcaaaaaatatttaattttaaaatgtaattccaGACAAGTGGACTACTGAAGTTCAAAGTAAGTCCCTTCTTTCAGAAAAGATTAAGCcaatattattcatcatataatattcaaatatttatatttcatcacTCTTTAATATGTAGTATATACAGAGTAACAGAAAGAACTGATTAAATCACTGtcataatcaaaatttaaaatgttttatataatttaaaaacgctTGCTTTTCATCAACTGGAGTCCCCCtcaatttaaaacataacaacttttttcaaagtattatttttggaaCACGAGTACATTTCTCAAATTACTtagtattcatatattataattataataaataataaattttttttcagatctTTCTATTACACCCTGTATAAGCTTTGTACCATATATTTTAGTCTACCTATGATGGAAAATTCTTTATAACGGAAAAATTTATTGGTCCAAGCGATTCCATTATAGagaggttttactgtatatgtatataatattagtatactataatgaaatttaaattataaatactgtcATCGTGGGTCACACCATTGTAATGAAATAcgtaacttaaaattaatattcacacTTACTTGGTATGGTGCATATTGTGGCTGAGTGGGGTAGGCTTGTTGGGCATAAGCATTTTGTCTTGTGTCATATGCTGCACTATTGTAGGCTGCttttgctaaaaataaaaattaatatgaagaTAAAAcacactaaaattataaattgtattaaataataatttaagacaaatAGCTCCATTCAAAATGTAGAACACAGtattctacaataatattagggACCTCAACAGACCAAATATGTAAttgttagataataattaaagagTTGATAGTCAGTGGTGTAATTGGGGTGAGGCAGGTATAGATTTTGcagcatacaaaatattaaaatgtttattaatatgaattatggtatttactatttatcatattaaaatattaagaggaTATGAGCGCACTACCTGTTTTCTCTCTCATTTTAACAACGTGCAAAACAATATATGTTTAGAAGAACCAATTCTGTGTTGTTTCTTTCAACATTAGAGTGAACTCACCCAATATCAAACTTTAgactaaaaacatttatttacgtGTGTCTCAACATTGGctttttgatgaaaatttaatttttatacaatttattatcattagtgagcctctaaattattaaaagtaattgtaataatttagtctcataacttatataaaaattaaaatatcataaaatatccaATGTAGGGATAGAGgtagtgttttttatttaaagttttataataggtgaa
Above is a window of Metopolophium dirhodum isolate CAU chromosome 3, ASM1992520v1, whole genome shotgun sequence DNA encoding:
- the LOC132940239 gene encoding zinc finger RNA-binding protein — translated: MAANNYFGFTHGGTQYATATGYQPPPQAGYAVPPATYTTPRAAATAYDVASYQTAAATQSAYAKAAYNSAAYDTRQNAYAQQAYPTQPQYAPYQAVTTYTTGVVPKKQCQANAAAYATSSAMQQKVTYPIQSAAVTPNQTTNKAPAVPGYEAVYSNTNFPTQNQNQIRPNNAQKRQNWFKKSTTGFSGGAKGGNRIGFASRSQEIHYCEVCRISCAGTQTYKEHLDGQKHKKREANSKLSTVNVNKPSNNPATKVFHCDLCDISCTGADSYAAHLRGSKHQKVHNLHTKLGKPIPPPSTETVVVSKSATPKVNFIAAGKLGTVIPKMEPNVSPVVTVKTETKSLPPVITPIITGETDVLLVGMEYIEEIKDETGKMVSFNCKLCECKFNDPNAKEMHMKGRRHRLSYKKKVDPSLIVELKPSWFEARRMQKDKQHDGPRVRDDRSNFWADRFMDMEDRYSWEDRRRYQEEVEYYDWYRSIGPRNMSMGPQPLFAPPSMIGPRPPPPHMMKFGIGMRPQMHNSMRRYDTVDDKHIMAKHSSLFPKQNSLKTLQKAISDTEKALKLAAEDLVKTVPEVVAPVPETEVLENTEVKKEQTKKATTAKEDGRDGSMFTFTTEKDDTKIIKKMTGSMRVGALSKGLLLVNENEVDLVIICSVPPTVALLNSVVTILPEKLKIVAKDDTYTVNKNEEKAKLTVEITSDEEKYVVSVTLTSPSIREAILSAAEGESQQTEPVAIVPGEHVLDKTKCLEALAAIRHAKWFQARLAIIANGPLIIRILKDFIMREPKWHPFTSWMLELFVERVLTSAFPPNSLNAAAGLSPAESLRRFLESIASGALLPGATGIHLVDPCEKDPVDALAPLTVQQREDITLSAQNALRLLTFRQVNKVLGMEMLPIKQQRFTRKRRREGSTSEGNETEDVGENKKKDKKEDDSISQNQTNDPIDTADEISNGVVAKMETEKIDTK